Sequence from the Vigna radiata var. radiata cultivar VC1973A unplaced genomic scaffold, Vradiata_ver6 scaffold_48, whole genome shotgun sequence genome:
TTTTCTTCCGAACACACCTGAAATGTTCTGTTCCTTTGATCATCGGATAAAAACCATATCCCTTTTCTTTTCCACAAAATTTCCACTTTTTCAGTGGAATTAACTCTAAACCAGAAAGATTAAACACCCTCGTGTAGCTATTAAGGAGACACGTATAATtgagaattatatttttataactgcTTTTCAGAATACTTCTATAAAtaggaaagagaaaagaagcaTAGGTTAAATAATGTGACAAAAAGACAGggaaaaaatagttatatacaatatattaaacatattgtaACTCCATGAAATTAAGGATTTTAGTTAAAGTTTAAGGAGTATGATACTGTTGTGTAATTGCAGGAAGAGTCTGGCAAAGAAATCTATTTGTGTTCCTGCACCAGCTGCACCAAATAGCAGACAAAGTGGCGAGGTAGTCCCTTCTGATCTCTGGGCTTGGAGAAAATATGGTCAGAAACCCATTAAAGGTTCTCCATATCCAAGGTAAGTTATTGGAATAGTGTAATCTTTCTCGGAAAGAGATAAGGTATTTTAATCAAGATTTCCCCTAACTTCTTTAAACAAACATAGCACGTAATAAAGTGACCAATTTTAGGTTTTTGTATgctttgttaattaaaattgtagttttgttttgttaatcTGTCCAGTATAGAAACATTGGTAAAGCTTTGAATTTGATTAATCAAACCACtatataataatcatttaaagTGCCACACTTAAGTTTGTCCCAAgaaaaagcagaaaaataatattgtgtttactcttttatattaaactatttgGTAAACTCACACGACTTCAATtaatatatgtgattttaatttttcacttcaaacttttctttgcttttagtATTATTAcgtttagagaaaaaaaaaaggctatACACAACACTCTAATCACAAACTATTATGATAGAGAAAagatactattatttttaataattacattgaGAGTATGATCGGTTAGTGAATTGACATTGTCATCAATGTTTGatgacaaaatattatatatatatatatatatatatatatataagagttGAATTCTTTATACTATCAGcgtaatttattttcaatagttacctaattaataaatgaggtaattaaatattatactttcaaaagaattattataaattcaactatattgaatgactacataaaaatgttatattacattcaattaaattctttgtaaaactaGCAAAATTGTTCATGAAAACGCCACAAACAAATATTGCAATCTTGCAGTAAAATCTAAATCAggtgttaatttattttgattataccCTCCAATAGAAAAATGACACTTGAACAGATAAAACTAAGATTATGGTACGTAAAGCAAATGTTTTACACTGGAAGAAATTTACTGTACTCACGTAaagcaatttatttttatggtaCGTAACATTATGTCATTGGTGCAGATGCAGTAATTCTTGGTCTTCCTCAATATCATGTTTGTGTTCTTATGtttgtctctctctctcttgttACCACATGTAGGGGTTACTATAGATGCAGCAGCTCAAAGGGTTGTCCTGCAAGAAAACAAGTTGAGAGAAGCAGAACAGATCCAAACCTGTTGGTCATTACTTACACGTCAGAGCACAACCATCCATGGCCAACTCACAGAAATTCTCTCGCTGGTTCTTCTCGATCCCAACCTTCATCCAAGGGCAACAACTTTGGTGCTTCAAAAAATGCAGAAACCAGTCCCCAAAACGATGAAGAGCAGCAGGAGGAGAGCAACAGTGACAGCAATAATGTGAATAACAGTGCATGTGTTCAGGAAGATGGAGATTTCAGTGACATTGGACTCCCTTATAAGCCAATATCCAATATTAAGAGctaccaacaacaacaacttgATCAGGGTTTGTTTGCAGAGTTTGCAGAAATAGAAAAAGCTCAGTCACTAAACCTAATGTCTCCACCACAAGGTCTTGATGATCACCAAATGAAATCCAACGCTTTAGATTCATTCCATATCTTTGACTGGAGCGCTGATAACACCACCGATTTCCACCTCATTTGAAGCATCTAATTGGAgaaggttatatatatatatatatatatatatatatatatatatatatatatatatatatatatatatatatatatcttgaaTGGGAAGCATGCAGCACCTTCCTCACAAGAACCTTTTAATAGGTGCAGGTCATCATCGGATTTCAAATATGTCATGTGGGGGAGATTTGAGATAACAAAACCACTTTTCTTGTTtctagtttttttcttttttttctctttctcttttactttaCCTGTCATTTCGCATAGCAGTGAGGGAGG
This genomic interval carries:
- the LOC106752855 gene encoding probable WRKY transcription factor 35; its protein translation is MCNILHPIMDNYQGDLSDIIRASGASYGSCSMGTSSSKACAPFSLDHWQFSSVLEGFDGNFGDPFSNTRDPFLHQLELPACFNSATSSAEISSSGALEEATFFGGGVAASTSSSRNSCVLKETIFEDDGTRRPCNSILANMTQISPPNDKLPMSPLVESLSRALKPSGVVFGDTMINVKTSEDDCLVGNNNTKEMQISPPQNPCLKRRKSLAKKSICVPAPAAPNSRQSGEVVPSDLWAWRKYGQKPIKGSPYPRGYYRCSSSKGCPARKQVERSRTDPNLLVITYTSEHNHPWPTHRNSLAGSSRSQPSSKGNNFGASKNAETSPQNDEEQQEESNSDSNNVNNSACVQEDGDFSDIGLPYKPISNIKSYQQQQLDQGLFAEFAEIEKAQSLNLMSPPQGLDDHQMKSNALDSFHIFDWSADNTTDFHLI